Genomic DNA from Dehalococcoidia bacterium:
CACGCCAGCAGCAGCAGGATCGCGTGGTTCGACACCTCTTCGGTACAGAAGCCGGCCGAGTTGACGACCATGATCCCCTGGTCCGTCGCGGCCTCGTGGTCGATGTGATTGAACCCGTGGCTGCCGACGAGTATCGCCTGCACGCCCTCGGTCTCCTCGATCACTTCGCGGGAGATCGGCACACCGGCGTTGATGACGATGTCCGCGCCGGCCATCGCCTCGATGGTCTCACCATCGCTGCTGCACTCGTACTTCTCCAGCTCGTAGTCCAGCCCCTGGATCTGCTCTTCGATCAGCTCCGTGTCTGCTTCGCCTCTACCCGATATAACCGAAATCTTCAGTGTCACTGTTTCCTCCTTGTCAAAATCCCGTCGTTCCGGCGACGGCCGGAACCCAGTTTGCTAGCCATTGGTTTCAATCCGGAGAAGATCGTCCAAGCCCTACCACCGGGTGGTAGTGGGCGGCTCTCACTCCTCTTCACTAACTCCTCGAAAATTGCATTAGTACAATCTTCTCGGCCTGCCCGGCGACTCTCGTTCGCCAGGGTGCTTATAGCCTCCAGTATTGTGTCGATCTCGCGGTCCTCGGTGAAGAACGCGCAGCACAGCCGCATCGCGCTCTGCTGAAGCGCGGGCCGTCCCAGCACCTTCCACCTCTCGAGCATCTGCGAGTTGACTTCGTCCCCGTCCAGGCCGTCCACCGATAACGTCACGATGCCCGTCGAGAACTCGTGGCTCTCGGGACTGCGCAGCACCGCGCCCGGTATCTCGGCGATGCCCGCCTTCAGCCTGTCCGCAAGCTGGGTCGAACGCGCCTCGATGGAATCCATGCCCACGCCATCGAGGTACTCGATCGCCTTACCCATCGCGCCGTACAGCACGGTGTGACGACCGCCGAACTCGAACCTGTGCGCCGTGTCGAGGAACTGCAGCTCTTCCATCGTGCTGCGGTCCAGCGTCCCCGCCTGCGACCCCGTCCACGACACCTTGAGCCTTTCGACCCAGTCTCGCTTCACGTAGAAGTAGCCTGTGCCCCATCCGCCGAGCAGCCACTTGTGGCCTGTGCCGGCGTAGAAGTCGACGTCCATGTCGCGCAGATCAATCGGGAACTGCCCCGCCGACTGCGCCGAGTCCATCGCGACAGGCACGCCCCGCTCGTGGGCGAGATCACATATCTCCTTGGCAGGCAGCCGCGTTCCGGTGTCGGTCGTTACGTGGCTGATGCACACCAGCTTC
This window encodes:
- a CDS encoding aminotransferase class V-fold PLP-dependent enzyme — translated: MALDLNRIRSDFPALGESIYMNTGGTGPLSRQMVDSITGQYRAAMEAGPDIPSVKGPINEEFERARGTVAEHFGVTPEEIALLRSVSEGLSTVAYGMDWNAGDEVIVTDEEHPTGIMVWLNLAAERGIVIRKMGLPEDRQEMLAGLDVLINERTKLVCISHVTTDTGTRLPAKEICDLAHERGVPVAMDSAQSAGQFPIDLRDMDVDFYAGTGHKWLLGGWGTGYFYVKRDWVERLKVSWTGSQAGTLDRSTMEELQFLDTAHRFEFGGRHTVLYGAMGKAIEYLDGVGMDSIEARSTQLADRLKAGIAEIPGAVLRSPESHEFSTGIVTLSVDGLDGDEVNSQMLERWKVLGRPALQQSAMRLCCAFFTEDREIDTILEAISTLANESRRAGREDCTNAIFEELVKRSESRPLPPGGRAWTIFSGLKPMASKLGSGRRRNDGILTRRKQ